The DNA segment GATATCGCCATTGGGGGCGGTATAGAGCAGGAATTCGGTGGTTTGCTCCTGCAGGGTTAATGCACCGGCCATAGGGCGCCCTCCTGATCGATTCCGCATACTTGGTCCATACTAGGCCGCATCCTCCCCCGGTTTTGGGAAGCTGAACAACAGGTCGCGGTAATATCCGTACTGTTTCTGGCGCAGTTCGATTTCCCGGGGCAGGCCTTCGGTAATGGAGTTGGTGAGGGTGTCGAATTTATCGAGGATGGCGACAATGCGGGCTTGTTCTTTAAGTGAGTTTTCTGGGTTGTCTGGATATGGAATGGGTATTAGAAGTTTTTCTTTTAGTTTCCTTGAGCTAAGATTTGGTAGTGCCCCACCTCCAGCTAAAACATAAATGAAGTCTGATTTTGTCAGCAAAAAGTGGTATAAGTAACGATTGATTAGCACTCCTTCCTTCGGAACAAACTTACCGACCCGTTGATTCAGATAAGCAGTTTTTTCAAAATTGAAGTAACCAATTTTGCCTGTTGTTGCCCCCGACATTGCGATCAAAACATCTCCTTTTACAACAGGATAATTTAGAGGGTTCCCACGGGCGTAATCTGAGGGAGAAAAGTACTTCACATCGCTCAAGTCAACATTGGATCCAGTAATATTCGTTATACGGATAATAGGAAGGCCAGACTCTTTGAATAAACTGCTTTTGAATGCAAAACCATTTTTAAACTCGCACACCTCCCCCAACTTCTTCCACTCCACTTCGCCGTCTTTAAAAGTCAGCAACTGGTCG comes from the Desulfoplanes formicivorans genome and includes:
- a CDS encoding restriction endonuclease subunit S, giving the protein MSDIFTFCRQIFEQEAMSSATGGGQKNLSTNWLGLYLIPIPCPNNPKKSLEIQTEIVRILDSFTELTTELTTELTTELSLRKKQYQYYRDQLLTFKDGEVEWKKLGEVCEFKNGFAFKSSLFKESGLPIIRITNITGSNVDLSDVKYFSPSDYARGNPLNYPVVKGDVLIAMSGATTGKIGYFNFEKTAYLNQRVGKFVPKEGVLINRYLYHFLLTKSDFIYVLAGGGALPNLSSRKLKEKLLIPIPYPDNPENSLKEQARIVAILDKFDTLTNSITEGLPREIELRQKQYGYYRDLLFSFPKPGEDAA